A stretch of the Oncorhynchus keta strain PuntledgeMale-10-30-2019 unplaced genomic scaffold, Oket_V2 Un_contig_3062_pilon_pilon, whole genome shotgun sequence genome encodes the following:
- the LOC127923685 gene encoding zinc finger protein with KRAB and SCAN domains 1-like translates to MSPNSCHGSEGTTSTPEAMERQHREKEKTRATKRKKSPEQKQPKKKETPKKEKNPKQKKAKMTHRCFKCGEGFSRVYDMLLHQTIHIDGTTMFKTKKVHRCLTCGYQASDAHKLMMHERIHTGEKPFQCSVCGKRFAQKGNLKIHQSVHKGEKSYI, encoded by the coding sequence ATGAGTCCTAATTCCTGTCACGGTAGTGAGGGAACTACCTCAACACCAGAAGCGATGGAACGACAACACCGGGAGAAAGAGAAGACACGGGCGACCAAACGGAAGAAGAGTCCAGAACAAAAGCAACCGAAGAAAAAAGAGACACCGAAGAAGGAAAAGAATCCGAAGCAGAAAAAAGCTAAGATGACCCACCGCTGCTTTAAATGTGGAGAGGGATTCTCCCGCGTCTACGACATGCTCTTACACCAGACCATTCATATAGATGGAACGACCATGTTTAAAACCAAGAAGGTTCACCGCTGTTTAACGTGTGGATACCAAGCATCCGATGCACATAAACTGATGATGCACGAGCGGATACACACGGGAGAGAAGCCTTTCCAGTGCTCTGTGTGCGGGAAGAGATTCGCTCAGAAAGGAAATCTGAAAATACACCAGAGTGTGCACAAAGGTGAGAAGTCGTACATCTGA